A single window of Dermacentor albipictus isolate Rhodes 1998 colony chromosome 1, USDA_Dalb.pri_finalv2, whole genome shotgun sequence DNA harbors:
- the LOC135915077 gene encoding uncharacterized protein: protein MSTPDEGTPTFRQWIARLPPFTADNIYKVYLPIAGAVSYCTFSVTVFIPELLSRLYPDQSVTVANCLLFNSHLGTGLYVYFRPHMTRAPPYHRIMYSAYQAVLFNFGSVLLWAVTKSLLPNSNLVRSLFAASTSACFLAIGMEYLEFLDTPAEEDFSASPTSPRC, encoded by the exons ATGTCGACACCTGATGAAGGCACGCCAACCTTTAGACAATGGATAGCGCGGCTTCCCCCCTTCACGGCAGACAACATTTACAAAGTGTACCTGCCGATCGCTGGAGCAGTCAGCTACTGCACGTTTTCGGTCACCGTGTTCATACCGGAGCTGTTATCTAG GCTATACCCTGACCAGAGTGTGACAGTGGCAAACTGTCTTCTCTTCAATTCGCATCTTGGCACTGGGCTGTATGTCTACTTTCGGCCACACATGACACGAGCACCACCGTACCACCGCATCATGTACAGTGCCTACCAAGCGGTTCTCTTCAACTTTGGCTCGGTGCTTCTTTGGGCTGTCACGAAGTCACTCCTGCCTAACTCCAACCTTGTGCGCTCCCTGTTTGCTGCCTCCACTTCGGCTTGCTTTCTTGCCATCGGCATGGAGTACCTAGAATTCCTTGACACTCCTGCGGAAGAGGATTTCTCAGCATCACCAACCTCACCGCGCTGCTAG